The Lactobacillus acidophilus DNA segment CGTCTTTGATTAAAAAACCCTTGCGTTCAAGCCGAGATAAATGGCCATGAACTGTTGAAGTGGAAGATAAGCCAACCGCAGCACAAATTTCACGAACTGTTGGAGGAAATCCACGATTTTCTACTGTATCGTAGATATAGCGTAGAATTTCCAGTTGTTTGGTGTCACTATTTTTTCTAGACATGATAATTCCCCATATTATTAAAAATCTTTATTATAAGTAATTCTAACAAAAAAAGCGTATAATTTCAAACAGGCGTTCTTCAAAATGCGACCTTTTTTTATACTTAAAATAAGGTAGACTAAAGGATGATAATGTGAGGTGGATATTATGAATAAAGATGCAATGAGTAAAGAAGAAAAGAAAGTTACAGATCGTATTAACGAACTTTATCATAAGAAAGAAAATGAAGGCTTAACTCCTGAAGAAGAAGAGGAACGTAAGGAATTACATAAGAAGTTCCTTGCTAACTTTAGAGCAGCATTTAAGCA contains these protein-coding regions:
- a CDS encoding DUF896 domain-containing protein, which encodes MNKDAMSKEEKKVTDRINELYHKKENEGLTPEEEEERKELHKKFLANFRAAFKQDVENMVILDKNGKEVTSEKAKQAQRKKGLRKD